The sequence below is a genomic window from Microbulbifer hydrolyticus.
ATGCGCCCGAACACATACCAGTTGGCCTGATTGAATATCGACCCGGTCCAGTCGCGGGCACTGCCGATATTGGCCACCCCGGCGATACCCGTGAGCCGGTGATTGTGCAGGTTGCCGTCGATGACCTTCGCCACCGTGGAGCCCGCACCTTTGACAAAAGTATCCGCGCGCAGCACTTCTTCATACATGGGCCCCAGGTAGGCCAGGTGCGAGGCGAAGCCCAGGTATTCTTTGGTGATCTGGAACTCCATCATCAGCGGCGTTGAGGGCATGGCGCCGAACATGGGATGGAAAGGTTCCCGGGGCTGGAAGTCGATGGGGCCGTTTTTGACCTGCACGATGACGTTGTCATCAAACTGGCCATCCAGTGGCACAAAGTCGCTGTAGGCCTGCTTGGCGCGGTCCTCCGGATTGTCCTGCTGGTACACGAAGGCGCGCCACATCACCACGCCGCCATGGGGCGCCAGCGATCGTGCCAGCAGGTTTGCCCCTTCTGCGTGGCTGCGCCCGTAATCCTGTGGGCCCGGCTGCCCCTCGGAATTGGCCTTCACCAGAAAGCCGCCGAAATCCGGAATCACCCGATAAATTTCATCCGCCTTGTCCTTCCACCAGCGCTGCACCTTCGGGTTTTTCGGATCCGCAGTATCGAGCCCGCCGATTTCCACCGGCGCACTGAAGCGTGCGGACAGGTACACGCGGATACCGTAAGGGCGAAACACATCCGCGAGAGCCGCCGCTTTGGCGAGGTAGCGCGGGGTGAGACTGTCGGCACTGGCGTTGACGTTGTTCAGCACCGTGCCATTGATGCCGAGGGTCGCGTTGGCGCGGGCGTAATCGGTGTAACGGGGATCGAGCAGGTCCGGCAGGTTCCACCAGTCCCAGATGGACTGACCGGCATAGCCGCGCTCCACCGTGCGGTCGAGATTGTCCCAGTGATTGAGCAGGCGCAGACCGATGCGCGGCTGGGAGGCGATGTCTACATCGGCAAGCGGTGTGTTCGTCTGCAGCAGGCGCAACAGGTGGAAGCTGCCGTAAAGCAGGCCGCGCTCCGTGTTGGCCGCGACCACGGTACCTTTGTGGCCGTCCAGGGTCGCGGAGCGGATCAGGTAGCCCTCGTCACCCAGGTCTCGCAGGGGAAGTCCTGCCCCGCGGATTGCCCGGGACGTCTGCGGGGTGGCCACCAGCACAAAACCATCGCCCTCTATCCGCTCGCGTAGTTCCGGCGCGCTTGCCAACAACCCGCCTACGCCGCGCACCAGCTCGCGCTCGATGGCCTGCAAGGTTTGCGAGCGCTCACGCTCGGGGATGACCAGCTGCCGGAGCTGTGGACGGTAACGCTCGCGGGTATCCGCTTCCAGTGGCGGGTAGCGCAGCCACAGGTCGTAGCCATCTTCGGCGTTTACCGGCACTGATATCAGTGCGGCAGCCATCAGCAGCAAGCCCAGCAAAGAGGCCAGAAACAGGGTCGGGGATTTGCCGATCACATCGCTTTTCATGGTTTTCACTCGATGTTTTTATTATTCCGCGGTCGCCACCTCTTCCTAATGAGGGTGGTGCAAGGCTAAAATGGTAGCGCTATCATAACTACGATAACACAGAATTTCACCTTGAGCGCTAGTTGAAACAACATCCAGCTACGCATGCTCTATCGCGGCTCTATAGGGAAAACGGCATGCTGAAAATACAATCCGCCCGGGTCATTACCACCTGCCCCGGACGCAACTTCATCACCCTGCAAATCGAAACGGAAGATGGCACCCGCGGGCTCGGCGATGCGACCCTCAATGGCCGCGAGCTGGCGGTGGCCAGCTATCTCGAAGAGCACATCATCCCCTGCCTGATCGGGCGCGATGCACACCAGATCGAAGATATCTGGCAGTACCTCTACAAGGGGGCTTACTGGCGCCGGGGCCCTGTCACCATGTCGGCGATTGCCGCGGTGGACATGGCGCTGTGGGATATCAAGGGCAAGGTCGCCGGCCTGCCGCTGTATCAGTTGCTCGGTGGCGCCTGTCGCAAAGGCAATATGGTGTACGCCCATGCCAATGGCGAAAGCATTGAAGAGACCATTGCCGAGGCAAAGAGATATATCGAGCAGGGCTATCGCGCGGTGCGCCTGCAGTGCGGCGTACCGGGGCTGAATTCCACCTACGGTGTGAGTAAAGACAAGGAGCGCTACGAGCCGGCGGACTCAGACCTGCCCTCGGAAAATACATGGTCGACGGAAAAATACCTGCGCGTTGTGCCGGAGCTGTTCGCCGCCGCGCGCGAGGAAC
It includes:
- a CDS encoding alpha-glucuronidase family glycosyl hydrolase; amino-acid sequence: MKSDVIGKSPTLFLASLLGLLLMAAALISVPVNAEDGYDLWLRYPPLEADTRERYRPQLRQLVIPERERSQTLQAIERELVRGVGGLLASAPELRERIEGDGFVLVATPQTSRAIRGAGLPLRDLGDEGYLIRSATLDGHKGTVVAANTERGLLYGSFHLLRLLQTNTPLADVDIASQPRIGLRLLNHWDNLDRTVERGYAGQSIWDWWNLPDLLDPRYTDYARANATLGINGTVLNNVNASADSLTPRYLAKAAALADVFRPYGIRVYLSARFSAPVEIGGLDTADPKNPKVQRWWKDKADEIYRVIPDFGGFLVKANSEGQPGPQDYGRSHAEGANLLARSLAPHGGVVMWRAFVYQQDNPEDRAKQAYSDFVPLDGQFDDNVIVQVKNGPIDFQPREPFHPMFGAMPSTPLMMEFQITKEYLGFASHLAYLGPMYEEVLRADTFVKGAGSTVAKVIDGNLHNHRLTGIAGVANIGSARDWTGSIFNQANWYVFGRMAWNPELGAEAIAREWLQITFGRDPRILETGLAMMMASRQAVVDYMTPLGLAHLMATGHHYGPGPWVSDLARPEWNPAYYHRADRNGIGFDRTSEGSDAVSQYAPAVAKQFASRSAVGDDLLLWFHHLPWDYPMPSGRDLWEELAHRYDRGVQAVGKMRTQWRSLEPLIDAGRFDKTARLLAVQEREAQWWRDASIAYFQSVSRRPLPEGVSPPPETLEYYKAVEYPWAPGH